The following DNA comes from Papaver somniferum cultivar HN1 chromosome 4, ASM357369v1, whole genome shotgun sequence.
caaaatcaacaattcatgggtgaaaaggacatttagattttgatactgtttaaatggacaaaaatgtaaaaatagccaggatgtaaacagtttcatcctatccattttcaaatactttttcttatttttaatttacatcaggatgcatccagtttcatccttgctattttttaagtttaagtcaggatgaatccagtttcatacttgctatttttttggtgtccttttcacccataataatttttactcgtccattggaaccttgttttaaaaatatttggacaatgacccattttccgaaagtAAAATAGATGACTTGAGTACTTTTTGTCGTAGATGCATAACAATATGTTGTAGGCTTTGAACTCTTGGTATCTTTGTTCTGTTGTGTTTTTTGTTTATGGATTTGCTTGTGCTTGTGAGTAATATTTTCCAAATCACTGTCGCCTGGTTAATAGTATTTTCGGCTCGCCAAGAAGACTAATTTGTTTCTCTGTTGGCAACTATATACGATAATAATTTGCAGTCTGTTGCAACTGTGATGCTGGAGAGGTTGTCAATGTTAAGCCAGTTGCTTGCATCCAATCAACAAGTTTAACACCCGATTCAAATCTTCATCGACCCAGCCGCACTACTTGTATCAATCTAGGTCGAGAGCATtcaaattagaagtaaaataaaaaactcaAATAAGCCAGACCAAACGAGTACGAGGTGCTAATTGAGCCGGGCCAGCACGCTTATGACATAACACGTTAAAATTTGAGCATAACACGGGCACAACACGTTATTTttgtgtgttgtgttgtgccagacAAATAAGCACATCAACACGACACAACACATCACGACACGTGAAAAAAGCACACCAGATCATGCATAAAATACaacacaatacatcacatttcaTGCATATTTCACAAATAAGTCTTTATTTTATCAGTTTtaccattttattttcttatcctgattaatttttataataaAACATATACAAATTAGAATATAAGATAAATATTTACtttggaaaacataaaataaatggGCAAGCGCACAACACGACACAACACGATTATTTTCTGACACATGATAACACATCACGCCATTTAACACGGCACGATACAACCCGTCTAAACCGATAGCACAACCCTAAACAACACGTAGCACGCTAAGCACGTGTCTCTGTGGCTGGACTGCGGCGGGCCGGGACGTTTTACACCCCTGTGACCCGTGAAATTCTCACTCGGAGGAGTCAGCAAACACCCACCATCTGACTGAGAGCATtatcctttttctttcttctcctaaATTGAAGACAGAAATAAAAATTTCCAGAGAAAGCGAGGAGTGAGGAAGGAAAATTAGCTAAATAAATTCCTCCTCCGTTTTTATTCAATTCGTCGATACTTCTTCTTTCAGGGTTCATTGATTAATGGATTCTTCATCTTCAACTAATAATTTCTCAAAGTTTATACACTCAACTTCATCAGCTCTTCACTCTATCTTAAACCAATGGACTCTAATAGATCGTCCAGACTCACCACGATCCGACCGTCCCCAAACCTTAAACCCTACTACATCATCATCAATTtgtgttcctttattgttttcttcatcttcgTTTCACAATTTTGATTCTGATAATAACATCAATTCATCagtaccaccaccatcatcatcatcaatgaaGAGACTGAATTCGAATCCGAATTCCAATTCAAATTCCAATTCTGGGTTTCCGTCGACAGTTAGAATTACAAGGACTATGAATGAGAAAGGCGGAGGAGGACCTGCTTTTGTTGGGCAAGTTTTTAGTATGTGTGATGTTTCTGGTACTGGTCTCATGGCGGTTTCTACTCATTTCCAAATCCCCTTTCTTTCTAAAAGGTTTCAATTTTCTATCTTTTTAACTCTTTTTTGAATTTGGGTTCTTTTTAATTTTCAGTTTTGAATTGCAATTTTTTTACAATTTAGGGTAAACactgttttttttaggttatctGCAGATTACTGTTGAAATTTCATTAATGAGCTACACCATTACTCAGTATTGCTTTATTGGTGTGTCTGCAAATGCGTCATGTTGCAATTGATGTGAGcctatgtttaattttgattaaTCTTTGTGTAGAACACCGGAGTGGCTTAAAAAGATGTTTGCAGCTGTTACCAAGAATGGCAGAGATGGCCCCATGTTTCGATTCTTCATGGATATAGGTGATGCAGGTATGCGTTTAATGGATAATGTTCTTTAAGATATTAAGATAATGTTTACCAGCTTCTCCTATGTTGGGTCTGTCTTATTGATCTCTATGGGTAATGAGCGGATGCATATAACGCCACTAATGAAAAGAATACAATTCCCAAATGGAACCCGTTTTCCTGCTTTGCTTTTCTGTATTAAACATGTTGTTCTCTGCTCCTGGAATTATAGGCCCTATTCATTGATTAGTTAATAACGGATTGGAAGATTTTCATTCTCAGATTGCAATCTTTCCTCTCATGGACAATAGAAGTCTTTCCGAAAGTACTATAGTAACTTACATTTCCATTCTCAAGCCAAGATATCGATTGTTTTCTGTATACTACTAGTAGTTATTACTGTTTTCATTTCAGTAGATGGCATTTATGTAACAGCATCTATCTCGGTAAGTAACGCCGTGCTGCTATTTTTTGGCTTTGATAAAATTGTTATTGTCATATTTAAAAGACTTTTTTACAGAACATTGCCTGATATTTAACTTATGATGCTTGTGCTAGTTTCATATGTTAAACAGCTGAATGTTCCTTCTGGGGTTGTAGGCGCTTGCCGCCTTGATCTGGCATATGAACATTTCAAGGTCTGATTCTTCAAAATCTGAATTTCTTTCCCTAGACTTCCTTTTTACCTTCTAGAAGTATGAACATATCAGCTTCTTCCTTCTTATGTTATTCCATGGAATTATTATTATTGGATTTCTATTGGTCTGCTGATGAACATTTTCTTGATGCCCTGCAGGAAAAACCACATATGTTCCAGTTTGTTCCAAATGAAAAACAGGTACTATTGGGTTGTTATCTCTTCTCCTTTCATACACATATACTATTTCTTGACACCAATTTGCTCGTTATGTAGGTCAAGGAAGCTAAAAAACTTTTGATGGAAAATCCACACAACAATGGAGTGAAAACCATAGATGGCGTTCCTGTATTTACTGCTGAAAACTTAGATATAGCGATTGCTACTAATGATGGAATTAAGTGGTATGCATTTCTTGTCATTCATTTTGACACCAAGTAGATTAATGTTCGTTCTAGTTTCACTTTCCTTTATCCTAGAGAAAGCATTTCAGGCGAAATATTATAACTATTCCTTGGTTCAGGTATACACCATATTTCTTTGACAAAAAGACATTAGACAACATCCTTGAAGACTCTGTTGATCAGCATTTCCATACACTAATTCAGAACCGCCGCGTGCAACGGAGAAGGGATATTATTGATGATAGCTTTTCAGCGGATGCGGTCGAAGACAACGCAGAGAGCCCATGGGAACCTCCAGAGGTAAAGAAAAATACTTTATGCATGCAGCTTGCGGTTTAAAATCTTGACCATTTAAAGAACAGTTCATAACTTCTTAATGTTACTGAATACTTGGATATGCCGTCTACTTGATGCTTAATCTTTTCTGACAGGTCCAAGAAGTGATGGATGAGATGGGCCAACCAACAATTCCATTGAGTGTAATCTCAAAGGTTGCAGAACTGCAGCTCCATCATGCCGTAGACAAAGTAATGTTGGGAAACAGGTGGCTAAGGAAAGCCACTGGTATTCAACCAAAATTCCCTTATATGGTTGACTCTTTCGAGAGAAGGTACTGCTACACCATATTACCTTATTTTAATGATTAAAGGAATGTACATAGGTCAGAATACTATGAACTTTGGCCATTTGGTAGATGCATTGCCTCATTGGTAATCCTGATACGTTAGTATCCATAAAACATATTTGATAAAAGAAAGTTAGCGTGAGTAGAATTAGTTTATTGATTTAAATGAAACTACACACTTTATAGAAGGGGCCAAATGGTTACTTCCATCTGGTTGAAGAGTTTGGTTTAGCTGACCTAGGAGCTGATTTTGACATTGGCCGAGGCCCGAGATACCCGCAAAAGTAGTTTGAGATCAAGAGTTAGTGCAATGTGGAGTTAAAACATGTTTGGGTCTGGTTGTGATAGCCTACTTGGTGAGTCGACTTTTTTGGATCATCTTTCCTCCTAGGAATCACCAAAATGTATTACCAATTTACCAGTGGTGGTGTATCCACTTTTCCCATCATTCGTAAGTGTAACAAGATTTTTGTTTCAGTAAAGGTATAAGATGCGAATATGCTGACTGAAATCCTGTTGTTTAACTATGGATTTCAAGATTTCTTGAAATGGCTGAGGTCTATACATTAGCTACTTCCATCTAATAATGACTTGAACGGCAAAT
Coding sequences within:
- the LOC113274694 gene encoding uncharacterized protein LOC113274694, whose translation is MDSSSSTNNFSKFIHSTSSALHSILNQWTLIDRPDSPRSDRPQTLNPTTSSSICVPLLFSSSSFHNFDSDNNINSSVPPPSSSSMKRLNSNPNSNSNSNSGFPSTVRITRTMNEKGGGGPAFVGQVFSMCDVSGTGLMAVSTHFQIPFLSKRTPEWLKKMFAAVTKNGRDGPMFRFFMDIGDAVSYVKQLNVPSGVVGACRLDLAYEHFKEKPHMFQFVPNEKQVKEAKKLLMENPHNNGVKTIDGVPVFTAENLDIAIATNDGIKWYTPYFFDKKTLDNILEDSVDQHFHTLIQNRRVQRRRDIIDDSFSADAVEDNAESPWEPPEVQEVMDEMGQPTIPLSVISKVAELQLHHAVDKVMLGNRWLRKATGIQPKFPYMVDSFERRTAASFMKDAKSTSAAATLDSDCENTNHELEFKSGKSKLRESAPVDKKPDHTDFRFPFGCWFTNPWSMQEQKTYNQITSDTSSKRTNTVEEVQSNPLLPKITMVGISTGETGQVSRSSLKKTMDDLTKKLEETSKNNDNSNKHIEVKEEERDPLFVANVGDYYSGLAKTGSSRWVRPRNN